A region of Streptomyces sp. NBC_01788 DNA encodes the following proteins:
- a CDS encoding asparaginase, whose protein sequence is MRRIQVVATGGTIASRSGAEGRRATVLAEELVASVGPLPEGAEVSTRDVVTRGSYAFDTADLLALAREVRGTLRDGADGVVMTHGTDTMEETAFLLDLAFDDPRPIVLTGAQRPFDDRAADGPGNLGDALAVAADDAARGHGTLLVFDGFAFPARGVRKSDTMSAHAFTAPGRGPALRVAGRRVVPLWQPAPSPRLPLDLDLPRLPRVDVVPAYPGADGLFVRASLAAGAAGVVVAAVGAGNAGPELVEAVAEAVAAGHPVLICSRVHSGPVEPLYAGGGAELQRVGAIFAGDLSPWQARLLLAAASTVPGRSPAAVVRAWLAGRDPSSDTGS, encoded by the coding sequence ATGCGTCGTATCCAGGTCGTGGCAACCGGCGGCACCATCGCGAGCCGTTCCGGGGCGGAGGGCCGTCGGGCGACCGTGCTCGCGGAAGAACTGGTCGCGTCGGTCGGCCCGCTGCCGGAGGGCGCGGAGGTGAGCACACGCGACGTGGTCACCCGGGGCAGCTACGCCTTCGACACCGCCGACCTGCTGGCGCTGGCCCGCGAGGTGCGCGGCACGCTGCGCGACGGGGCCGACGGGGTGGTGATGACGCACGGCACCGACACCATGGAGGAGACCGCCTTCCTGCTCGACCTGGCGTTCGACGACCCGCGGCCGATCGTGCTGACCGGAGCGCAGCGCCCGTTCGACGACCGTGCCGCCGACGGTCCGGGCAACCTGGGTGACGCCCTCGCCGTGGCCGCCGACGACGCCGCCCGCGGGCACGGCACGCTGCTGGTCTTCGACGGCTTCGCCTTCCCCGCCCGCGGGGTGCGCAAGAGCGACACCATGTCGGCGCACGCCTTCACGGCGCCCGGCCGCGGTCCCGCGCTGCGCGTGGCGGGCCGGCGGGTGGTCCCGCTGTGGCAGCCCGCGCCCAGCCCGCGGCTGCCCCTCGACCTCGACCTGCCCCGGCTGCCCCGGGTGGACGTGGTGCCGGCCTACCCCGGGGCGGACGGGCTGTTCGTCCGGGCGAGCCTGGCCGCGGGCGCGGCGGGCGTCGTGGTGGCGGCAGTCGGCGCGGGCAACGCCGGACCGGAGCTGGTGGAGGCGGTCGCCGAGGCCGTGGCGGCGGGCCACCCGGTGCTCATCTGCTCACGGGTGCACTCGGGCCCGGTCGAACCCCTCTACGCGGGCGGCGGAGCCGAACTGCAACGGGTCGGCGCGATCTTCGCCGGTGATCTCAGCCCCTGGCAGGCCCGGCTGTTGCTGGCCGCCGCGAGCACGGTACCCGGAAGGTCGCCGGCCGCGGTCGTCCGCGCCTGGCTCGCCGGACGGGACCCGTCGTCCGACACCGGCTCCTGA